GCTTGACATCCGCCACAGGGATGGCGAGAGTCGATGATCAGTGGACGCGTACACTCGCAATCGCTGTTTGGGTAATCCTTTGAGGCGCCCTCGCCTCTACCAGGACAGCGGTTGGATTCGGGTTCATACGAATTTGTACCACCCCGGACGTGGTATACGGGTTAGGTGTGACAGTAGACCTTGGACTAGGCAGTCCGTTGGGGTTCGAGTCGACAAAATACCCCTTCAAATGGTCTGGCGACAGGCTGGTCCACTGAATTCCTTTGTTCCTGTTAAACAGACCAGTGACATCCCATGCACCCTGCTTATTTCGCATGACGATTTGATTGCGTGTCGCCATAACTGCAATTCTCTCTTTTGCATTCGCCGGATTCGTCCATTCGTACCCGCTCGTTCCCTCAACAGTGGCCCGATACTTGACCCACTGAGCCGGAACAGACAGGGAAACGACAACGCCCGCACCGAGTGGTTGCGTTTGAGTCTGCCAGACTACCGGTTTTGTCACTGCTCCACTGGAAGTAATGTTCGCCGTTTGGTTTCCGGCTGTACCGTTGACAATACTGGGTTGGCCCACATTGGTGCCGCCTGCCGTCGAATTATCAGTTGTGCTCGATGCGTTCGTCGACGTTGTATTTGACCCTGTACTTGGCGGTACATTCGGTGTCGTTGCGTTTGTTATTCGTGGCCTAGGAGTAGGCGGCGCGCCACCTGTGACCCGCGGCGGAGTTGACCCGGGAGTACCACCCGTGACGCGCGGTTGGCTGCCGTTCGTTGTACCATTTGTCGGGTGAGATCGGGCTGGTGGCGCCGTGATCGATGTGTTTGTCACATTAGTCGGATTTGGTGCTGTGGTATTTTGTCCACCACTCGGTGCATTCGTGAAAATGTCGGTATTGATTCCACCGCCCTCGCCCCTTTGCCCACATCCGACAACTGTAAGGAGAAGAGCGAAGGATGCACCAAGCACAGCCCATGTATTGTTGTGGGTCATTTCATATCCCCCATTCAGTTTCATCTTGGATATGATGCGCTAAGTGCTTGAAGCAGATACGAAGATCGGGGCACATCTGGTCACTGCAGGTACACACTTGTATCCTGCATCGGATGAATTAAACTTCAACGTCTCTGAATATAGACGTTGAATTGGCGGATGATAAGCGTGACTCAAAGGGGGGAGACAAAATGGTACCGGATTGGCTCTGGGGTATCGCCTATATTGTTGCTATAGCTGGTCCTTTGGTATATATAGCCGTTTACTTTAAAAGCAGGAGCAGAACGTAGCGCAGTTGCTCATTACGGACGTTATCTGATTGTTGCTACCCTTAGAATCACGGCCTTATCGAACAGAACGCAATCAAGACTCCAGCGTAAAAAGAATGTCCGCCCCATAATGAAACCAGGTGGGGCGGACTTGTCATATCCATCTCAGGCGGGATGTAAATCTGAGGGAATTTCCTAGCTTACCGTCGCTCTTGATTCGTCTGTTCATCTTGCCGATAAAGGAATCTGTCCCAAAATAACAAGCCAAATCCGGTACCCCCAAGCATAATCACGGAGATAATCATCCACATGATCGTCTCATTCTCGAGGTTCATTAACCAGGAAATCGTTGCTTCATCCATACCTACTCCCCCTTAGATGTACGACGTTCTTAGTGTGCGTCGGCACATAAGGGAAAATCCGAACAAAAAAATGGGGGCAAGACAGAAGGTAATCGCACTAAGTTTCGGGATTCCACTACATGACCTGAACCGACGTGATCGTATTAACTCTCTTTCCCCGCCGCCATGCGGATATCCGTCTGCTGGCGAGCTGCAACCTGCACGGAAATCTCCAAGCCGTGGACAATCTGATCCAAACTCATGCAAGGGGCTTCCCGGTTGACCACTTGTTCTGGCAGAAATGGAATATGAATGAACCCGCCACGAACCTCTGGATACTTTGTCTCGAGAAGATGCATCAATCCGTAAAAAATGTGGTTACACACATAGGTTCCTGCTGAATTAGAAACTGACGCTGGGATGCCAGCTTCCTGTATTGCTTTAACCATCGCTTTAATGGGAAGTTGAGTCCAGTACGCTACTGGACCACCGTCAACCACCGGCGAGTCCACCGGTTGGTTTCCTGCGTTGTCTGGAATTCGAGCGTCATCCGCATTAATGGCTACCCGTTCCGGAGTAATATGGTAACGGCCCCCGGCCTGTCCAACGCATATGACGACATCCGGTTTCTCGGACTCGATTGCCTTCTCTAACGCGTGGATGGATTTACCAAATACCGTTGGAATCGCGGCCGCTACAATGCGTATCGATCCGTCCGCATCCTCGAAGACCCTGCCCTCAAGCTTTTTCACTGCCTCTAATGCAGGATTGACCGTTTCACCACCGAACGGTTCGAACCCCGTGACGAGTACTCGCGTTTCCATCTTCAACACACCTTTCAACTCAATCAAGCCCGCCCGATGTTAAGGGAATTGAATTGGCCCTACAAGCGTCTTAGCGGGCGACGACATACATAATGACAATATTCACAGCCAGAAGAATTAGCGCTGTTGGAAGCTGAGCGCGAATGACATGGTACTTATCCTTCAAATCCAGTAGTGCTGCAGGGACGATGTTGAAATTGGCGGCCATCGGTGTCATCAACGTGCCGCAGTACCCTGCAAACATCCCAATCGCCGCGACCCGGTCTGCATTCACGCCGAAGTGCTGAATGATGAGTGGGATGGCGATACCGGCTGTCATCACCGGAAACGCTGCGAATGCGTTGCCCATAATGACGGTGAATAATGCCATGCCCACGCAGTAGGCGAATATCGCCCAGAACAGCGAGTTCGCGGGAATAATGTGATCCACTGCCTTTGAGACCTCTGTACCGACGCCGGCACTGGCGAAAATGGTACCAAGCATTGCCAACATTTGTGGCAGTACCGCAGCCCAACCGATCGATTCAAGCAGTCGTCTCGATTCTTTCACAGAAGTCAACGGCGAGCTCTTGGTCATGAAAAGCCCGACAATCACCGCTATGACGGTTCCGACTGCTAAGGAAACCATGGTGACATTTGACTGATCGAATATAAATCTCCCGGCAATTTTATGCGCGTGAACCCCTTCCACGCCAGCCACGGTTAGCAACGGAATAAGAAGGGCAGGCATAAACAACCAGCCGCCGAGTCGTATGCGATTTTGCTCACGTTGTTCCCGTGTCGCCTCGCCGTATTCACCTTTGCGAACCCACCCCATGCCAGCTAATATGACAATTACAATGACAATCAAGCCAATATAAAATGGCGGGATGACTTTTGCACAGATGAGCGTCACTGCATACAAGAGATAAAACAGTCCTGACGTGATCCGGCGGGGGTTTTTCCGATCAAAGAATGTGTAGATACTGCCACACAGCGTAATGATTCCCAGAAAGATGTAAACTGCCTCAGTTGAGATGATCAACGTTAGACGCCTCCCCTACCGTGTTCGCGGACGAGGTGGACTGCTCCATTCGCCGCTTAATTCGCCTGTCAAGAAGCACAAGTCGGATACTGTGAATAATGAATACCGCGGCGGCGGTTGGAATGGCCCACAGGCCCATTTCAATCGGTGTCGATTTAATGTGGTTCTGATCAAAGAATCCCTTCATAAACAGGACGGCCCCAACGGCAATAAAAATATCTTCGCCGAAGAACACGCCGATGGTATCTGAGGCGGCTGCGTGCGCGCGGATCTCCTGTTTTGTGTCTTCCGGCACTTCACCATACTTGGCTTCAACCGCGCCTTCCGCCATTGGAGCGATGAGTGGTCGAACGGTCTGGGCTGCACCGCCGATGGACGTGATCCCGAGTGCTGCCGTCACTTCACGAAGCAGCATGTACAAAATGAGAATACGACCAACCGTCGCTGCGCGAATTTTGGAAATCAAACGCTCGGCCTGTTCACGCAGGCCATGACGCTCTAACAGTCCAATGATAGGGAGGGTAGCGATGAAAATCGCCATATAGCGATTCGTTTCAAATGCGGTACCGAATTGTGTGATGATATTGTACAAGGATTGGTGCGCCACAAGTCCCGTCACAAGTGCGGCCACCGTGACAACGAGCAATGGATTTAGACGAATGATAAAACCAACAATGACGATTGCAACGCCGATTAAAACCACTCTTGAATCACTCTCCTCTATTTGGCATCCAGTCAAATACACAAAGACCCTTGTTGCACTTACTGACTGTTTTTGGTGTTATATTCTGAACGTCCGTATTTTAATAGTTATATCAGAAATTGTAGAATGATAAAATTAAAAATTGATTTGCAAATCCTGTTAAATAACCGGCCTCAGTCTGCCTATTCGAATTCGAACCTTCCCACTCGCTAATCTTTCCGGGGAAATTATGATTTTCTGCTTCGTTTGACTAATCCACTCCAAGGTTGCACGATTCACGACCAAGTGCGCCTCCGCACACGCCTGCAATTGGACATCTTGTACGGTCTCATCGTTCACCTCTGTAATCACGTCGGCAGTCACCCAATCGGGAAAGCGCTCAATTAAGTTTCGCGAAGCGGGGTTGGGTTGGCTCCCCCATGTATGAGCAATACTCCCATTTGACAGCTCGATTGGGAAGTAATCCGCGTCAAACTTGTTCCCCCAGCGGGAATAAGTCCGCAACCACATCGCGTTATCGCGCGCAACGTCTGGGTTCCTATCCAGCCGGTCCGTCACATGCCTTCGGAGCGATTCATATGCCTCCGTGTATGCAGCGCGATTTTGAGTTGGTTGTCGCCAAATGGTGTACATTCGCGCGCTCGGAATCCAATAGGAAACCGGAAATCGCGGTGGACTACTGTAGCCGCTGAACGGCTGAATCCACTCGTGGGAGGGAATGCCGTGATCGTCAATGGCTATATCCGGTTTCCAACGTTCCCAAATCTTCGAATAGACGCGACTCTCGCCGAATACGGTATCGGATTGGAAACGATACTCCTGGAACTCAAGACCACACGCATTATATCTCGCGGCATGTAACTTCCACTTCGGATGCTCCGCTGCCATCCGCGCGTGCAAGTTTGCTCCGTCCGCGTTCTCAAGCGGTACAATCACGAGATTCACGGCCTCTAGTAATTTATCTTCGGTCACCATCTCATCAATGAGCCTTAAGGCGGCGTTGGTGCTTGAAACCTCGTTTGCGTGGTGTCTAGCGGTGATAAAGAGTGTCGGCTTGTACAACGAGTGCTTCACAGGTGATGAAATGCGACCTGGGTATCCCCGGCCAAACAGCTCGACAAACCAGATCCATTCCCCTTGAAACGAGTAGTCGAGGCGCATGGCGCGCCCTGGAATTCGTGCTTGGTGTTGATTCATCCACATAGTGACATCTCGATTGACAAGCATCTCATTATCAATCGATTTCTCGCCATACCGCAAATAAGACATACCTTCGATGACGTGATCACATCCGAAAGCCGCACCCATACTCAACCATTTGCCGCACACCTCTGACAACGTTTCACCGGCCATTCCCCGAAATGCAAAGCGGCATCCCGACGCATTCCACTTTAGACGAGTCACGCGGCCACACTGAAAAGTTGCTGAGTTCATAGGGTGAATGACATGCGTCCCTTTTTCGGAGACCATCGTTAATTCATCGGTCTTCGGAAACGGGTACAGGGAAACAGTCGCACGAGGAGAAACGCCGGATTCAGTATGCATAAACGGCAAAATGCCTCCTGGTGCATTCCACGTTAGGTCCCCGACAGAGCATCCGTATTCGTAGAACGCATGTAGCGTATAAAAGTAAATATCTTCATGCAGCGCTTCAAGGACTGAGTTAACCTCTTCCTGATACGGGATCTTCTCATCCTCGGCGTCCATCGTGACATGACATTCCAGTTGCATGAATTTCGGGGTGTCCACGTGTAAGTCCGAACGTTGTTCAATCTGCGACAGGATGGTTTGATACCAACGCCAAAATCGAAATGGATTCGTCCGAAAGACCCGACTCGCGACTGGTTTGTTCCCATCTCGTTCATAGATTCGACATCCGGCGGCTGGTACGAGCACCTGCCCAAGCTCTGGTTTCTCCGGCATGTACGTGGCACCTTCGGTCCAGCCTTCCCAAGTCCAAGTCCCCAATTGCTCGCCTTCCGCGTCGAGCGCCCGAACCTGAAACATCGGTGCAGATTCCGATTCAAGTAAGCGTAACTCAACCTGTTCTAGCAAAATTCCCAACTCTGCCGACAACAGTTCATCCACCGGGTAGAGCTCCTGCAAAAATCGGTACGGTCGGTCAATGTATTGTGTTTCCGGCCGGAACGCCCTCGCTGCCACATCAACACGGTGAATACCTTCAATCCCCTTCAGGTGCGGAAGTACCTCGTTCATGAACCAATGCAATCCCGACTTATTTGCGTTCCGATAGACGAAACGCGCCTGCACCCTATATGCGGCCTCCAGTTTCTTTTGCATCACTGCGGCCCACGTCGTAAACGAAATCTGACTAATCGTGGTCGTTACTTCAATATCCGACGCCATGGGCGCATCCGCCTGTCCTTCGCGCGTTGCGAAGAAGTCTACAATGAAATCTTCCATGTCTGCGATCTCGCCGGCATCATCCCAATCAACAGTCCACGCTGGTTCAGCGTGATCGATAGAAACAGTTTCTGCCCCCACCCCATTCCACAGCTCCATGGGTCGTGCCAGATGTGCTGGAATGCGAATTTCCTTGATTTGCTCCTGATCCATTGCATGACACGCCATCATGGCCAATTGGGCCCGAGAAGCGATGTCTCGACTCGGACTCCCAAGCATGGCGAAACGATGCCGCCAAGTATCCCGTTCTAGGACATCCGTAGGTTCAAACCATTCCCTGATGATCTCACGCACAAGCGGGACGAGTTCACCCGTACTCGCCGTTATTTGGAGATGTGGAGTGGTTTTGTCGTCGGTTAGCTCCACCAAACGTTCGTCAGATTCATCCCCATGCCGATGGGTAGACACGACGAGTGTCGTTGTTCCCGGCTGTTCCCCCGCGCAACAAGTCACCGGGAAAGTCATGTTACCCGCGGACAACGCCATCCGAGCCATTAGTTCGACAGCGGCAATCGTCTCTTCGCTTCCCACTCCGCCTTCCTCGATCTCGTAGGTATCGTCCACCAGAAACGTCACATCCAGCGTGGGGTGTAACTCGCCAGCCTGAACGTGATAAATCCCGTCAGTTGTAAAGATGTTATGTAGAGATAATCCGCTCGCAAGGTCCGCTTGTTCTCCAGGCTGCTGATTCACGAGTGGGGCTCGTTCCGGAGAAATGAAGATGACCGGATGATCAAAGTCGATTTCCTTACCGAAACCATCCGTCACCAGATATCGTGCTGCCAGTAACGTCATCTCTGGCTTGGTTCCTGTAACAACCATGATGGTTTTCCCCATGTCTCGGTATACGTAGACAATCCCCCGGTCACTCGAACATTCGCTTCTCACCTGCAAGATGGGCATAGCCTTATCGGACAGGACCTCTGTCAACCAATTCTCATCAAAGCCGATCACGATGTGGACCCCTTGTTCATCTCGCGACCCAGACTCAGATACATCAAGTCTATCGAATACAAAGAGTGAGTCGAAAATCGGTTCCTCGAGCTCGAGGAGATGGAACCCTACCCTTGCCGACATCTCGATGACGGCCGCCGCTTCCCACATCGTACGCCGCGACGGAATCGTCATTCTCCTTTTCACCCTAGTGGGAATGACTCGGTTTTCCCCATGCGCAAAGATTCCTTTCGTGCTCCATAATTCGCCCATTTGATGTTGTCTCCTCTTGCCATATTCCACAGGCCGGAACAAGCGTTCCGAATTTTTAATATACCAATGCTATTCGTTTTGTTGAGGGAATACAAGATATTGAGGATTGATGATGTAACATTACAAATGGGTTTTGAACATGGAGCAAAGACGAGGAGGCCGTAAAATGATTTTGGTGACTGGTGCCACAGGAAACGTGGGACGTGAGTTAGTAAAGCAATTGCATCAAGCCGGACAACATGTACGTGTCTTGACTCGGAATCCAGAGAAAGCGTCTTTTCCTACCGACGTTGAGATCGCTGTCGGTGATCTAGCCTCCCCCGTGACATTAAAAGATGCATTGAACGGGGTGCAACAAGTCTTCTTTGTGCGAGTTCCCGGAAGTGATGCCTTTCCACGGATTGCGAAGGAGTCTGGCGTTGACCAGATTGTATTTCTCTCCTCAGGGGCGATTGACTCACCAACTGAAAATGCCATTGGTCGGAATCATCTGCATACTGAGGAGCTAATCCGACAGTCAGGTATGAAGTGGACATTTCTTCGCCCGGGGGCTTTCATGTCGAACTCTTTGCACTGGGCGCAATCGATACGAACAGAAAATGTTGTCAGGGCTCCTTTTGGTGATGTAGGCACGGCCCCAATCGACCAACGAGATATTGCATCCGTCGCCGCCAACGTACTCGTGTCTTCGGGACACGATGGAAAAGTTTATTCTCTTACCGGACCAGAGATATTGACCCCCGTTCAGCAGGTTGAAATTCTAGGCTCCGTGCTTGGTAGAGACATTCGCTTTGAAAATGTCCCCGAGTCAGTTGCTGCAGAGAGCATGAAACGATTTGCTCCGCCGGAAATCGTTGATGCAATCTTTGCCTTGATCAGAGACAACAGAAATCATGTGGATTCGGTGACGACCACGGTAGAGGATGTAACCGACCGACGAGCACACACATTCCGTCAATGGGCAACAGATTACTCGGACCTATTCCGCTAAACTACTCCGTAAGCTGCAATATGATATAGGGCGTGGAAACCTGGCTGCCGACCAGCTCGCCGGGTTTTTGACGATCATTTTGTACGCCTTCAGTTTGTCCTGGTATTCTTTCGACGCATACTGACTTCCACGGTCTGAGTGGTGCAAATACACCACTCATCCGGATTCTCCCCGCTGGTACGATTGTTTTAATGCATCAATGATAAGCTCTTTTGTCATCCGTGAGGTCAGCTTTCCAACTAACAATTTTCCGTGTAGGCAGATTCATGATGCTGGCAACATACAGCCACCCCTCGTTTCGTCCCACCGTACGTAATGTCCTACATCCCACCTGATTTTAACGCTCCGCATTGAAAACAGAGTCATTGTGTTTCAAGTTGGTTGTCGTCCTATATTTGCGTTCTGTACGGCTCTTTAACCCGCACTCCCGCACAATTCGAGCCACAGTTTTCTGCGATTTCATTGTCAACGACTTCACCTCCATATTCCTGTACTCAACATCTAGCCGTGCCGCTGGCAGGCCCCGACGGGACAGAAGATCCGATCCCAAACGATATACAACCGCCTTACAGGAAATATCCCACGAGGGGATTTTACAGTCGTCTTATGGCTACCATGGTCCCCTTGTTGCTTGACTCAACCATTAGTTCTGCATCAATATCTCTCGCTCGATTGGATATAATATCCAGTCCATATCTTCTTCCTCCTACAGACTGTATGTCAAACCCAATTCCATTGTCGTAGATTTGAAAATTCCATTTATCTGAAGTTCCCGTTTCAAATCTTACGTGAACCTGTGTAGCATTAGCGTGCTTGATTATATTGGTGACCGCTTCCTGCAGTATACCGAACAATTGAACCTGCTCCGACGGACTCAAGACAACGGGTTGCTCAGGAAAAGATACTTCCCAAGTAATCCTGCTAGTAGAAAGAGTCTTGTCGAGGTATGACCGAATTCGCTCTTCAAGATTGCCACCGTCAATCGTTTTATGTTTCAAGTTGAAAATAGCCTGACGAACGTTTTCGTCAATCTCTCTCAAGGACAGAAGTACATCACCGAGTTGTACTTGAAGTTCCTTATCGTCGTACTGAACTGCCTTTGTTTGGGCCGCATTGACCTGTACACCGGAGTAGAAGATCGATTGGGCAATTTGGTCATGTAATGCTCTGGAGAGTCGTTCCCGTTCCTCCAAAATAGCCCGGGACTCCTTTTCTTTGCTCAACTCTTTCTCTGTTCGGGCGAATTGCTGAAACAATGTCCGTGAAACCACTGCAATCACCGCAGCGTCGATAATCGCAGTAACCCAATTACCAAGTTCCATTGGTAACACATTCTCCAGTAAGGTGTGGCGAATTGTCTCGAAGCCACCAATCACGAGTGCTGGAACTAGAAACAGCGCCCATTTTATATATTTAGGAGTCATATCGGCCCTCCGTCTTCCTGTTGTTTTGGCTGCATAAACTCTTGGTTTATCATAAGAATAGCTTAACGTGGAAGAAAATAAATGAGGTAGCCATTTTCCGGTGGTGAAAAGATGAGAACTTATGAAATCCTAGTAGCAGATGATAACGAACGATCACGCTCAGCGGTTCGCATTCTTTTGGATTCTGAGCCTCAATTTAATGTTGTCGCCGAGGCGAAAAATGGACATGAAGCTATCAATATGGCCAAGGAATATATGCCTGATTTAGTCCTTATGGATATCAACATGCCGGGCATGAGCGGTTTTGAAGCCACTCGAATCATTAAACAAGAACTGCCCTACGTGCGGGTTGTTATACTCAGCGTTTCGGACGATGCGGCCGATCTCTTTGAGGCAATTCGAAATGGTGCGCAGGGATATCTCGTCAAGAGTTTGCAACCCTCTGATTGGATCACCTACTTGCACGGAATTCTTAACGGTGAAATGCCGGTCTCTCGCAGAATGGCTCAAAGGATACTAGCCGAGTTCAAGACTACACCTTCATCGAGAGAACTTGATGTACAACTCGCACAGAAATTGACCCATCGAGAGAAAGAAATTCTTGAACTTGTTAGCACTGGTGCCACCAATCGTGAAATTGCTAACCAGTTGTTCATAGCGGAAAATACAGTGAAAAATCATCTGAAGAACATAATGGCAAAATTACACATTCAGAATCGAGTGCAGTTGGCCACCTACGTGAGGAACCGTCAGACTGATCAATGAAATTAACGGTCGATATTCGTTTGCTTCAGTCGCAATGCATTTAGGACGACAGTGACCGAACTAAAGGCCATTGCTGTCCCCGCAATCGAGGGGCTCAACCAGCCGAGCGCTGCAAAGGGAATCGTAATCCCG
This is a stretch of genomic DNA from Alicyclobacillus dauci. It encodes these proteins:
- the pcp gene encoding pyroglutamyl-peptidase I; its protein translation is METRVLVTGFEPFGGETVNPALEAVKKLEGRVFEDADGSIRIVAAAIPTVFGKSIHALEKAIESEKPDVVICVGQAGGRYHITPERVAINADDARIPDNAGNQPVDSPVVDGGPVAYWTQLPIKAMVKAIQEAGIPASVSNSAGTYVCNHIFYGLMHLLETKYPEVRGGFIHIPFLPEQVVNREAPCMSLDQIVHGLEISVQVAARQQTDIRMAAGKES
- a CDS encoding DUF979 domain-containing protein; its protein translation is MIISTEAVYIFLGIITLCGSIYTFFDRKNPRRITSGLFYLLYAVTLICAKVIPPFYIGLIVIVIVILAGMGWVRKGEYGEATREQREQNRIRLGGWLFMPALLIPLLTVAGVEGVHAHKIAGRFIFDQSNVTMVSLAVGTVIAVIVGLFMTKSSPLTSVKESRRLLESIGWAAVLPQMLAMLGTIFASAGVGTEVSKAVDHIIPANSLFWAIFAYCVGMALFTVIMGNAFAAFPVMTAGIAIPLIIQHFGVNADRVAAIGMFAGYCGTLMTPMAANFNIVPAALLDLKDKYHVIRAQLPTALILLAVNIVIMYVVAR
- a CDS encoding DUF969 domain-containing protein: MVLIGVAIVIVGFIIRLNPLLVVTVAALVTGLVAHQSLYNIITQFGTAFETNRYMAIFIATLPIIGLLERHGLREQAERLISKIRAATVGRILILYMLLREVTAALGITSIGGAAQTVRPLIAPMAEGAVEAKYGEVPEDTKQEIRAHAAASDTIGVFFGEDIFIAVGAVLFMKGFFDQNHIKSTPIEMGLWAIPTAAAVFIIHSIRLVLLDRRIKRRMEQSTSSANTVGEASNVDHLN
- a CDS encoding M14 family metallopeptidase, yielding MGELWSTKGIFAHGENRVIPTRVKRRMTIPSRRTMWEAAAVIEMSARVGFHLLELEEPIFDSLFVFDRLDVSESGSRDEQGVHIVIGFDENWLTEVLSDKAMPILQVRSECSSDRGIVYVYRDMGKTIMVVTGTKPEMTLLAARYLVTDGFGKEIDFDHPVIFISPERAPLVNQQPGEQADLASGLSLHNIFTTDGIYHVQAGELHPTLDVTFLVDDTYEIEEGGVGSEETIAAVELMARMALSAGNMTFPVTCCAGEQPGTTTLVVSTHRHGDESDERLVELTDDKTTPHLQITASTGELVPLVREIIREWFEPTDVLERDTWRHRFAMLGSPSRDIASRAQLAMMACHAMDQEQIKEIRIPAHLARPMELWNGVGAETVSIDHAEPAWTVDWDDAGEIADMEDFIVDFFATREGQADAPMASDIEVTTTISQISFTTWAAVMQKKLEAAYRVQARFVYRNANKSGLHWFMNEVLPHLKGIEGIHRVDVAARAFRPETQYIDRPYRFLQELYPVDELLSAELGILLEQVELRLLESESAPMFQVRALDAEGEQLGTWTWEGWTEGATYMPEKPELGQVLVPAAGCRIYERDGNKPVASRVFRTNPFRFWRWYQTILSQIEQRSDLHVDTPKFMQLECHVTMDAEDEKIPYQEEVNSVLEALHEDIYFYTLHAFYEYGCSVGDLTWNAPGGILPFMHTESGVSPRATVSLYPFPKTDELTMVSEKGTHVIHPMNSATFQCGRVTRLKWNASGCRFAFRGMAGETLSEVCGKWLSMGAAFGCDHVIEGMSYLRYGEKSIDNEMLVNRDVTMWMNQHQARIPGRAMRLDYSFQGEWIWFVELFGRGYPGRISSPVKHSLYKPTLFITARHHANEVSSTNAALRLIDEMVTEDKLLEAVNLVIVPLENADGANLHARMAAEHPKWKLHAARYNACGLEFQEYRFQSDTVFGESRVYSKIWERWKPDIAIDDHGIPSHEWIQPFSGYSSPPRFPVSYWIPSARMYTIWRQPTQNRAAYTEAYESLRRHVTDRLDRNPDVARDNAMWLRTYSRWGNKFDADYFPIELSNGSIAHTWGSQPNPASRNLIERFPDWVTADVITEVNDETVQDVQLQACAEAHLVVNRATLEWISQTKQKIIISPERLASGKVRIRIGRLRPVI
- a CDS encoding SDR family oxidoreductase — encoded protein: MILVTGATGNVGRELVKQLHQAGQHVRVLTRNPEKASFPTDVEIAVGDLASPVTLKDALNGVQQVFFVRVPGSDAFPRIAKESGVDQIVFLSSGAIDSPTENAIGRNHLHTEELIRQSGMKWTFLRPGAFMSNSLHWAQSIRTENVVRAPFGDVGTAPIDQRDIASVAANVLVSSGHDGKVYSLTGPEILTPVQQVEILGSVLGRDIRFENVPESVAAESMKRFAPPEIVDAIFALIRDNRNHVDSVTTTVEDVTDRRAHTFRQWATDYSDLFR
- a CDS encoding sensor histidine kinase — translated: MTPKYIKWALFLVPALVIGGFETIRHTLLENVLPMELGNWVTAIIDAAVIAVVSRTLFQQFARTEKELSKEKESRAILEERERLSRALHDQIAQSIFYSGVQVNAAQTKAVQYDDKELQVQLGDVLLSLREIDENVRQAIFNLKHKTIDGGNLEERIRSYLDKTLSTSRITWEVSFPEQPVVLSPSEQVQLFGILQEAVTNIIKHANATQVHVRFETGTSDKWNFQIYDNGIGFDIQSVGGRRYGLDIISNRARDIDAELMVESSNKGTMVAIRRL
- a CDS encoding response regulator; amino-acid sequence: MRTYEILVADDNERSRSAVRILLDSEPQFNVVAEAKNGHEAINMAKEYMPDLVLMDINMPGMSGFEATRIIKQELPYVRVVILSVSDDAADLFEAIRNGAQGYLVKSLQPSDWITYLHGILNGEMPVSRRMAQRILAEFKTTPSSRELDVQLAQKLTHREKEILELVSTGATNREIANQLFIAENTVKNHLKNIMAKLHIQNRVQLATYVRNRQTDQ